One window of Leptospiraceae bacterium genomic DNA carries:
- a CDS encoding helix-turn-helix transcriptional regulator, which produces MTIYKLKDMVHQCPFELTLSVLNGKWKPIILFKLMKDKSLRYGDLKKSLPKTSDKMLSKELKDLEDYGIISRKAFLESPPRVEYSLTKKGEKLKPIFGLMRKWGSSFKVVMEGDETKIKKDKTSPFT; this is translated from the coding sequence ATGACAATTTATAAATTAAAAGATATGGTGCATCAATGTCCATTTGAGTTAACACTATCCGTGCTCAATGGAAAATGGAAGCCTATCATTTTATTCAAATTAATGAAAGATAAATCTTTGCGTTATGGCGATTTAAAAAAATCCCTTCCTAAGACTTCTGACAAAATGCTTTCAAAAGAATTAAAAGATTTAGAGGATTACGGCATTATTTCCCGCAAAGCCTTTTTAGAATCTCCTCCTCGTGTTGAATATTCGCTCACAAAAAAAGGAGAAAAATTAAAACCAATCTTTGGTCTGATGCGTAAATGGGGAAGTAGCTTCAAAGTGGTTATGGAAGGAGACGAAACTAAAATTAAAAAAGATAAGACATCACCTTTTACCTAA
- a CDS encoding type 1 glutamine amidotransferase domain-containing protein — MSANISVLNPDKRKKVLIVVGNPSMSQTTGWPIGFWWAELTHPYWEFVEKGYDVEIVSPKGGDLQADGYSDPEDASGYSAHDLISLGFKKSEKHSALLKNTKSIKDVKISDYDALFIAGGQSPMYTMIDDSELHKFVADFYDAGKVVSIVCHGTCVLLKVKLKDGKLLVDGKTWTGFANSEEKFADNFVGKRIQPFWIEDEAKKIPNTNFIVDSMFKAFAVRDGRLITGQQQYSGAAAAKLVIEALGV, encoded by the coding sequence ATGAGTGCAAATATCAGTGTATTAAATCCAGACAAAAGAAAAAAAGTTTTAATCGTAGTGGGTAATCCCTCTATGTCGCAAACTACCGGCTGGCCAATTGGCTTTTGGTGGGCAGAGCTAACTCACCCCTATTGGGAATTTGTAGAAAAAGGATACGATGTAGAAATCGTTTCTCCTAAAGGAGGTGATTTACAGGCAGATGGATATAGTGATCCAGAAGATGCAAGCGGTTACTCTGCACATGACCTAATCAGCCTTGGGTTTAAAAAATCAGAAAAACATTCTGCTCTTTTAAAAAATACAAAAAGCATTAAGGACGTAAAAATATCTGACTACGATGCGCTTTTTATTGCCGGCGGACAATCTCCTATGTATACAATGATTGACGATAGCGAATTACACAAGTTTGTCGCTGACTTCTACGATGCAGGAAAAGTTGTATCTATCGTATGCCATGGAACTTGTGTTCTATTAAAAGTAAAATTAAAAGACGGCAAATTACTAGTAGACGGTAAAACCTGGACAGGCTTTGCAAACTCGGAAGAAAAATTTGCAGACAATTTTGTTGGAAAAAGAATTCAGCCTTTCTGGATTGAAGACGAAGCCAAAAAAATACCAAACACAAACTTCATCGTAGACTCTATGTTCAAAGCATTTGCAGTCAGAGACGGAAGACTCATCACCGGACAACAACAATATTCCGGCGCTGCTGCGGCAAAATTAGTCATAGAAGCATTAGGAGTATAA
- a CDS encoding NAD(P)-binding domain-containing protein, whose translation MKIAIIGTGNVGGALATKWAKAGHEIFLGVGDLNGFKGKALLANPKTSVHSVEDAVKNTEVILIATPAPAAIEVAKSLGDTSGKIIIDAMNIVIGRGPVGFNNTADSILANTKTKDVVKCFNTTGFNNMENPVYGNTSLDLFMAGDSEKGKAATKQLGLDAGFAECYSIGGNDKFQLMEQFAFFWINLAMMQGQGRDIGFKLLKR comes from the coding sequence ATGAAAATAGCCATTATAGGAACAGGTAATGTTGGTGGTGCGTTGGCAACTAAATGGGCGAAAGCCGGACATGAAATTTTTCTTGGAGTCGGGGACTTAAATGGATTTAAAGGCAAAGCACTATTAGCCAATCCAAAAACTTCCGTTCATTCCGTAGAAGATGCAGTTAAAAATACAGAAGTAATTTTAATTGCTACACCCGCTCCCGCTGCCATCGAAGTAGCGAAGTCACTAGGAGACACATCAGGAAAAATTATTATTGATGCGATGAACATTGTTATAGGAAGAGGACCTGTTGGGTTTAACAACACTGCCGATTCAATTCTTGCCAACACAAAGACTAAAGATGTAGTAAAATGCTTTAACACTACAGGCTTTAACAACATGGAAAATCCAGTCTACGGAAATACTTCTCTTGATCTATTCATGGCGGGTGATAGTGAAAAAGGAAAAGCGGCTACTAAACAGTTGGGGCTAGATGCAGGCTTCGCAGAATGCTATAGCATTGGCGGCAATGATAAATTCCAACTCATGGAACAATTTGCTTTCTTCTGGATCAATCTAGCCATGATGCAAGGACAGGGTCGAGATATAGGTTTTAAACTTCTGAAGAGATAA
- a CDS encoding hybrid sensor histidine kinase/response regulator, whose amino-acid sequence MENSISHILIVDDIGENLQVLGNILSKEGFDTSFALNGKQALSIIEDTLPDLILLDISMPIMDGFEVCRILKREERTRNIPIIFLTAKTEIDNMVHGFSLGADDYVTKPFNTLELLARVRAHVELKRSKDIIVEQNTKLSILVDQLSANNKELNKLIASKDKFFSIIAHDLKGPVGNLNSFLSFMTENYDSISKEEFRQDIRLLEKSSQKIKDLLENLLTWARSQKGDIQYKPENFSISQIVQATILLLESTANHKKISLLNKTADNLRGYFDYQMITTVIRNLVSNAIKYSLESGTITISGREFENTIEIIVEDTGIGMSPTTASNLFKIDVKHFSTEGTHGEKGTGLGLILCKEFIDKHSGKIWVESEVGKGSKFIFSIPRSV is encoded by the coding sequence ATGGAAAATTCAATTTCACATATTTTGATTGTAGATGATATAGGGGAAAATCTACAAGTGCTTGGAAATATTCTGAGTAAAGAAGGATTTGATACTAGCTTTGCGCTTAATGGCAAACAAGCTCTTTCCATCATTGAAGACACGCTTCCAGATTTAATTCTACTTGATATTTCTATGCCGATCATGGATGGATTTGAGGTTTGCAGGATTTTAAAGAGGGAAGAGCGAACACGCAATATCCCCATTATCTTTTTAACTGCCAAAACGGAAATCGACAATATGGTTCATGGATTTAGTTTGGGTGCAGATGATTATGTTACTAAACCATTCAACACTCTCGAACTCCTCGCCCGTGTTCGAGCCCATGTAGAATTAAAAAGATCGAAAGATATAATTGTAGAGCAGAATACAAAATTGAGTATTCTGGTAGACCAACTCTCTGCGAATAATAAAGAGCTGAATAAGCTCATCGCATCTAAAGATAAATTTTTTTCTATCATTGCGCACGATTTAAAAGGACCTGTCGGAAATTTGAATTCTTTCTTAAGCTTTATGACTGAAAACTATGATAGTATTTCTAAAGAAGAATTTCGGCAAGATATAAGGTTACTAGAAAAGTCATCTCAAAAAATTAAAGATTTACTTGAAAATCTTTTAACATGGGCAAGATCCCAAAAAGGGGATATTCAGTATAAGCCGGAAAATTTTTCGATTTCACAAATTGTTCAGGCAACTATTCTTCTACTTGAATCCACTGCGAATCATAAGAAGATTTCTCTCTTAAATAAAACAGCGGATAATTTAAGAGGCTACTTTGATTATCAAATGATAACAACCGTTATCCGCAATCTTGTGAGTAATGCTATTAAGTATTCTCTTGAGAGTGGCACAATTACAATTTCTGGAAGAGAATTCGAAAATACTATCGAGATTATTGTCGAGGATACCGGTATCGGAATGAGTCCTACTACCGCCAGCAATCTATTTAAAATAGACGTTAAGCATTTTAGCACGGAAGGCACTCACGGAGAAAAAGGAACCGGACTTGGACTCATACTCTGCAAAGAGTTTATAGATAAACATTCCGGAAAAATCTGGGTTGAAAGTGAAGTAGGGAAAGGAAGCAAGTTTATTTTTTCCATCCCCCGAAGCGTTTAA
- a CDS encoding response regulator — MYTGGKFILVIADSATELEIISFLLKRDGYLVHTVASNQVEFTTLEKNLPDLILIDINLEEIDKDELNQYFNSISSAREIPIICINPFYHSDEARKALEAGCSDFLIKPINPTELSIRVKTQLELNAIRKRLEYVNLALEESVMIRTRELQDANMRLRVSEERWQFALEGSGDGVWDWNLVTNEVFFSKRWKEMLGYNEDDTWDKYEEWTRHIHPDDVGWVTDAIQLHLSGNKSSYESEHRVICKDGNYIWVLSRGKVIKSIDGKPSRMVGTHTNITERKKIESNLHKAKAEAEVANRLKSQFLANMSHEIRTPMNAVLGFAEILKDKIGDNPDLLEYLSGIQKSGKNLINLINDILDIAKIEAGRLEIIYSAVNLNSIINDIKQIFSIHTASKRLKFEVTIDDHLPQSIILDELRLRQVLFNLIGNAIKFTDKGGVDINVRGFRKGGNKHRIDLVFEVSDTGVGIAPGEIDTVFEPFKQQQGQNALRYGGSGLGLSIAKRLVEMMNGSISLESKLGHGSKFTISMPDLEISDIPAEKNMEALIPVPHIKFMPAKILLVEDNEANRQVVNGFLEKSNLSIYEAFNGRVAIEMLKEQDFDLILMDIHMPVMGGRETSWIIRQNEKYKKIPIIVLTAFAMEEDISEVRSFADSYLSKPITKQSLLIEIAKFIPVMEESNDVDKIEFAVEGFLGKLNDLLLAKKIPDEFIRHYKVWYADSETARKSLNTSRLKIFILDLKTLSDTYRAELFVQYSNYLIQLINSFSIGKLSTALGGLDQAYGRLK; from the coding sequence ATGTATACAGGCGGCAAATTCATATTAGTCATTGCAGATTCGGCTACTGAATTAGAGATTATATCTTTTCTTTTAAAAAGAGATGGTTATCTAGTTCATACAGTAGCCAGTAATCAAGTTGAATTTACCACACTTGAAAAAAATCTCCCTGATCTAATTCTTATAGATATTAACCTCGAAGAGATTGATAAAGATGAGCTAAATCAATACTTCAATTCTATTAGTAGCGCACGAGAAATTCCAATTATTTGCATAAATCCTTTTTACCATTCAGACGAAGCAAGAAAGGCATTAGAGGCAGGTTGTTCTGATTTTTTGATTAAACCAATTAATCCCACTGAATTGTCTATACGTGTAAAGACACAGTTAGAGCTAAATGCAATTCGTAAACGTTTGGAATATGTAAATTTGGCATTGGAAGAAAGTGTGATGATTCGAACGCGTGAATTGCAAGATGCCAATATGCGGTTACGGGTAAGTGAGGAAAGGTGGCAGTTTGCGCTCGAAGGAAGTGGAGATGGAGTTTGGGATTGGAATCTTGTAACAAACGAAGTATTTTTTTCTAAACGCTGGAAAGAAATGCTCGGATACAATGAGGACGATACTTGGGATAAGTATGAAGAGTGGACAAGGCATATTCATCCTGATGATGTCGGATGGGTAACAGACGCTATCCAGTTACATCTTTCAGGGAACAAATCAAGTTACGAATCAGAGCATCGTGTGATTTGTAAGGATGGAAATTATATATGGGTGCTTTCGAGAGGTAAGGTGATTAAATCAATAGACGGAAAGCCTTCAAGAATGGTTGGAACACATACAAATATTACCGAGCGCAAGAAAATCGAGAGTAATCTTCATAAGGCGAAAGCAGAAGCAGAAGTTGCAAATAGATTGAAAAGTCAATTTCTTGCTAATATGAGTCATGAGATTCGAACTCCAATGAATGCAGTTCTTGGCTTTGCCGAAATTCTAAAAGATAAAATAGGGGATAATCCCGATTTGCTTGAATATCTTTCCGGGATTCAAAAGAGTGGAAAAAATTTAATTAACCTAATCAATGATATATTAGATATTGCTAAGATTGAGGCGGGGCGCTTAGAAATTATTTATTCAGCAGTAAATTTGAATTCTATCATCAATGATATAAAACAAATTTTTTCCATTCACACTGCTTCTAAAAGGTTGAAGTTTGAGGTAACGATAGATGACCATTTGCCGCAATCAATTATCTTAGATGAATTAAGGTTGAGACAGGTGTTATTTAATTTAATAGGCAATGCAATCAAATTCACTGATAAGGGTGGAGTTGATATCAACGTGCGCGGTTTTCGTAAGGGGGGCAATAAGCACCGAATTGATTTGGTTTTTGAAGTATCGGATACAGGAGTTGGAATTGCTCCTGGCGAGATTGATACAGTATTTGAACCTTTCAAACAGCAACAAGGTCAAAATGCGCTTCGTTATGGTGGATCAGGACTTGGACTTTCTATTGCAAAGAGATTAGTGGAAATGATGAATGGCTCAATTTCTTTAGAAAGTAAATTAGGGCATGGCTCTAAATTTACAATATCAATGCCAGACCTAGAAATTTCAGATATTCCCGCAGAAAAAAATATGGAAGCCTTAATTCCCGTTCCACATATAAAATTTATGCCCGCTAAGATATTATTGGTTGAAGATAATGAAGCAAATCGGCAAGTTGTTAATGGGTTTTTAGAAAAATCAAATCTGTCCATTTACGAAGCTTTCAATGGTAGAGTTGCCATTGAAATGCTAAAAGAGCAAGACTTTGATCTTATTCTCATGGATATTCATATGCCTGTGATGGGTGGTCGAGAAACGTCTTGGATCATAAGACAAAATGAAAAATATAAGAAAATTCCAATCATTGTCTTGACTGCATTCGCTATGGAAGAAGATATTTCAGAGGTGCGATCTTTTGCTGATAGTTATCTTAGTAAGCCAATTACAAAACAGAGTTTACTGATAGAGATTGCCAAATTCATTCCGGTAATGGAAGAAAGTAATGATGTGGATAAGATTGAATTTGCGGTCGAAGGCTTTCTTGGAAAGTTAAATGATCTACTTCTAGCAAAGAAAATTCCAGATGAATTTATTAGGCATTATAAAGTTTGGTATGCAGATAGTGAGACAGCAAGAAAGTCCTTGAATACAAGCAGATTGAAAATATTTATTCTAGATTTGAAGACGTTAAGTGATACATACAGAGCGGAATTATTCGTTCAGTATTCTAATTACTTGATTCAATTGATAAATTCTTTTTCTATTGGAAAATTGTCTACTGCTCTAGGTGGTCTTGATCAAGCATATGGTCGGTTAAAATAG